In Mercurialis annua linkage group LG5, ddMerAnnu1.2, whole genome shotgun sequence, a single genomic region encodes these proteins:
- the LOC126680649 gene encoding caffeoyl-CoA O-methyltransferase-like isoform X2 has product MHQLPTKGILQSDALKEYMFKTSVYPREHGELKNLREATVTKYGPRSVMAVPVDEGLFLTMLMKIMNPKKTLEIGVFTGYSLLATAFGLANDAQVTAIDPNQEAYEVGLPFIRNAGVDHKINFIKSDAKSVLTKMLDDNKDVEEIDFAFVDAEKHKYKEYHEQLLKLVKVGGIIAYDDTLYFGFVAQPPNHAEENLKRPINGILELNEFLANDSRIEISQISIGGGLTLCRRLK; this is encoded by the exons ATGCATCAACTTCCTACTAAGGGCATCCTTCAATCCGATGCTCTCAAAGAG TACATGTTTAAAACTAGTGTATATCCTAGAGAGCACGGGGAACTAAAAAATTTACGAGAGGCTACTGTGACCAAGTATGGACCCAG AAGTGTAATGGCGGTGCCAGTTGATGAAGGGCTATTTCTGACGATGCTTATGAAAATAATGAATCCGAAGAAGACATTGGAAATTGGTGTTTTTACTGGTTATTCTCTCTTAGCAACCGCATTTGGGTTGGCCAATGATGCTCAG GTAACAGCAATAGATCCAAATCAAGAAGCTTATGAAGTTGGATTACCGTTCATTCGAAACGCAGGCGTAGATCACAAGATCAATTTCATCAAATCAGATGCCAAATCGGTTTTAACCAAAATGTTGGACGAC AATAAAGATGTAGAAGAAATTGATTTTGCATTTGTGGATGCTGAGAAACACAAGTACAAAGAATATCATGAACAATTGCTGAAGCTAGTGAAGGTTGGAGGAATAATCGCATACGATGATACCTTATATTTTGGCTTTGTTGCTCAACCACCAAACCATGCCGAAGAGAATCTCAAAAGACCAATAAATGGCATATTGGAACTCAATGAATTTCTGGCTAACGATTCTCGCATTGAGATCTCACAAATTTCTATCGGAGGTGGTCTCACCTTATGCAGGCGTCTTAAATGA
- the LOC126680649 gene encoding caffeoyl-CoA O-methyltransferase-like isoform X4, translated as MDQLPTKGILQSDALKEFRSVMAVPVNEGLFLTMLMKIMNPKKTMEIGVFTGYSLLATALGLPDDAQVTAIDPNQEAYEVGLPFIRNAGVDHKINFIKSDAKSVLTKMLDDNKGVEEIDFAFVDAEKYKYKEYHEQLLKLVKVGGIIAYDNTLFFGFVAQPPNYAEENMKRAINGILELNEFLANDSRIEISQISIGDGLTLCRRLK; from the exons TTCAGAAGTGTAATGGCGGTGCCAGTTAATGAAGGGCTATTTCTGACGATGCTTATGAAAATAATGAATCCGAAGAAGACAATGGAAATTGGTGTTTTTACCGGTTATTCTCTCTTAGCAACCGCACTTGGGTTGCCCGATGATGCCCAG GTAACTGCAATAGATCCAAATCAAGAAGCTTATGAAGTTGGATTACCGTTCATTCGAAACGCAGGCGTAGATCACAAGATCAATTTCATCAAATCAGATGCCAAATCGGTTTTAACCAAAATGTTGGACGAC AATAAAGGTGTAGAAGAAATTGATTTTGCATTTGTGGATGCTGAGAAATACAAGTACAAAGAATACCATGAACAATTGCTGAAGCTAGTGAAGGTTGGAGGAATAATTGCATACGATAATACCTTATTTTTTGGCTTTGTTGCTCAACCACCAAACTACGCCGAAGAAAATATGAAAAGAGCAATAAATGGCATATTGGAACTCAATGAATTTCTGGCTAACGATTCTCGCATTGAGATCTCACAAATTTCTATCGGGGATGGTCTCACCTTATGCAGGCGTCTTAAATGA